In one Corynebacterium bovis DSM 20582 = CIP 54.80 genomic region, the following are encoded:
- the def gene encoding peptide deformylase, which yields MTVLPVRLFGDPVLRTPADPVGPPEGSGDGTPAEGTERASLRTLVNDMLETMDDAGGVGLAANQVGMTVRVFVHDCEGDRGHVVDPVWEPVGEDTVTGVEGCLSVPGVRGPVPRFATVRLTGRTVDGAVVDRVVTGLMARCVQHETDHLDGVMFMSRMAPEDRRRAMGEIRSSGWFAR from the coding sequence ATGACCGTGCTACCCGTGAGACTGTTTGGGGATCCGGTGCTCCGGACGCCCGCCGACCCCGTCGGCCCGCCCGAGGGGTCCGGGGACGGCACCCCCGCCGAGGGCACGGAGCGGGCGTCGCTGCGCACCCTCGTGAACGACATGCTCGAGACGATGGACGACGCCGGGGGCGTGGGCCTCGCCGCGAACCAGGTCGGGATGACTGTCCGGGTGTTCGTGCACGACTGCGAGGGTGACCGCGGGCACGTCGTCGACCCGGTGTGGGAGCCGGTCGGGGAGGACACGGTGACGGGGGTCGAGGGCTGCCTGTCTGTCCCGGGGGTGCGGGGGCCCGTGCCCCGGTTCGCGACGGTGCGTCTCACCGGGCGGACCGTCGACGGCGCGGTCGTCGACCGCGTCGTCACCGGCCTCATGGCACGGTGCGTGCAGCACGAGACCGACCACCTGGACGGGGTGATGTTCATGTCGCGGATGGCGCCGGAGGACCGGCGGCGGGCGATGGGGGAGATCCGGTCGAGCGGGTGGTTCGCCCGATGA
- the metK gene encoding methionine adenosyltransferase: MPLRLFTSESVTEGHPDKICDAISDSILDAMLAEDPQSRVAVETVVTTGLVHVVGEVRTKGYVEIPQIVRGTLTRIGFTSSDMGFDGTTCGVSVSIGAQSPEIGEGVDNSQETRGVEGEVDDDDRLGAGDQGLMFGYATNETPEYMPLPISLAHRLARRLTEVRKEGIVPGLRPDGKTQVTLAYDDNDKPVAIDTVVISTQHDERWRGPDQQASLAATLRQHVLDHCIAEAGLTHLVTPDMTLLVNPSGSFILGGPAGDAGLTGRKIIVDTYGGMARHGGGAFSGKDPSKVDRSAAYAMRWVAKNIVAAGLADKAEVQVAYAIGRARPVGVYVETFGTGTLSDGEIQEAVLKVFDLRPTAILRDLDLLRPIYAQTAAYGHFGRTDIDLPWERTDRVDDLRAAAGLSV; this comes from the coding sequence GTGCCCCTCCGCCTTTTCACCAGTGAGTCCGTCACCGAAGGTCACCCGGACAAGATCTGCGACGCGATCTCAGACTCCATCCTCGACGCCATGCTCGCCGAGGACCCGCAGAGCCGCGTCGCCGTCGAGACCGTCGTCACCACCGGCCTCGTCCACGTCGTCGGCGAGGTGAGGACGAAGGGGTACGTCGAGATCCCCCAGATCGTCCGCGGCACCCTCACCCGCATCGGTTTCACCTCCTCGGACATGGGCTTCGACGGCACGACGTGCGGCGTGTCCGTCTCGATCGGCGCCCAGTCGCCGGAGATCGGTGAGGGCGTCGACAACTCGCAGGAGACGCGCGGGGTCGAGGGGGAGGTCGACGACGACGACCGCCTCGGCGCCGGCGACCAGGGCCTGATGTTCGGCTACGCCACGAACGAGACCCCCGAGTACATGCCCCTGCCGATCTCGCTGGCCCACCGGCTCGCCCGGCGACTCACCGAGGTCCGCAAGGAGGGCATCGTCCCCGGGCTGCGGCCGGACGGCAAGACGCAGGTCACGCTGGCCTACGACGACAACGACAAGCCGGTCGCCATCGACACCGTCGTCATCTCCACCCAGCACGACGAGCGCTGGCGCGGGCCGGACCAGCAGGCCTCCCTCGCGGCGACGCTGCGCCAGCACGTCCTCGACCACTGCATCGCCGAGGCGGGCCTGACGCACCTCGTCACCCCGGACATGACGCTCCTCGTCAACCCGTCCGGGTCGTTCATCCTCGGCGGCCCCGCCGGTGACGCCGGGCTGACCGGGAGGAAGATCATCGTCGACACGTACGGCGGCATGGCCCGTCACGGCGGCGGGGCGTTCTCCGGCAAGGACCCGTCGAAGGTGGACCGGTCCGCCGCGTACGCCATGCGGTGGGTGGCGAAGAACATCGTCGCCGCCGGGCTGGCGGACAAGGCGGAGGTCCAGGTGGCGTACGCGATCGGCCGGGCGCGGCCCGTGGGGGTGTACGTCGAGACCTTCGGGACCGGCACCCTGTCCGACGGCGAGATCCAGGAGGCCGTGCTCAAGGTCTTCGACCTCCGCCCGACGGCGATCCTCCGCGACCTCGACCTGCTCCGCCCGATCTACGCGCAGACCGCGGCGTACGGCCACTTCGGCCGGACGGACATCGACCTGCCGTGGGAGCGGACCGACCGCGTGGACGACCTGCGCGCCGCCGCGGGGCTCAGCGTCTGA
- the fmt gene encoding methionyl-tRNA formyltransferase, which produces MRIIFAGTPEPAAVVLRRLVEGGEHEVVAVLTQPDAPRGRGRTVHPSAVAAVAAEYDLPVHKFPGLRDDAPREVLRALAADGAEAVAVVAYGTLIPADLLDVVPHGWINLHFSLLPRWRGAAPVQAAIAAGDEVTGATTFRIEEGLDTGPVLGTVTAPVTREDTADDLLTRLTYAGRDLMVETLTGLAEGTVVPRPQPDEGVTHAGKIRTADARIDWSRPAEVIQRTVRAHTPAPGAWTMLDGQRHKIGGVAVADPDAAGGTADAPAPAPGEVRVVDGRVLVGTGEGVLEVLTIQAPGKRMTDAAAWARGARALSGTSGSPARFETED; this is translated from the coding sequence ATGAGGATCATCTTCGCCGGAACCCCGGAGCCCGCCGCCGTCGTGCTGCGCCGTCTCGTCGAGGGCGGGGAGCACGAGGTCGTCGCCGTGCTCACCCAGCCGGACGCGCCGCGGGGGCGTGGCCGGACGGTCCACCCGTCCGCCGTCGCCGCCGTCGCCGCGGAGTACGACCTGCCGGTCCACAAGTTCCCGGGGCTGCGGGACGACGCCCCCCGGGAGGTGCTCCGGGCACTCGCCGCGGACGGTGCCGAGGCCGTCGCGGTCGTCGCCTACGGCACCCTCATCCCCGCCGACCTGCTCGACGTCGTGCCGCACGGCTGGATCAACCTCCACTTCTCCCTCCTGCCCCGGTGGCGGGGGGCGGCCCCGGTGCAGGCGGCGATCGCCGCCGGGGACGAGGTCACGGGGGCGACGACGTTCCGCATCGAGGAAGGACTGGACACCGGCCCGGTCCTCGGCACGGTCACCGCGCCCGTCACCCGGGAGGACACGGCGGACGACCTGCTCACCCGCCTGACCTACGCGGGGCGGGACCTCATGGTGGAGACGCTCACCGGCCTCGCGGAGGGCACCGTCGTCCCCCGACCGCAACCGGACGAGGGGGTGACGCACGCGGGGAAGATCCGCACCGCCGACGCCCGGATCGACTGGTCCCGGCCGGCGGAGGTCATCCAGCGCACGGTCCGGGCGCACACCCCCGCCCCGGGGGCGTGGACGATGCTCGACGGGCAGCGTCACAAGATCGGCGGCGTCGCGGTCGCCGACCCGGACGCGGCCGGCGGTACCGCGGACGCCCCGGCGCCGGCCCCCGGCGAGGTCCGGGTCGTCGACGGCCGGGTCCTCGTCGGCACCGGCGAGGGGGTGCTCGAGGTGCTGACGATCCAGGCCCCGGGCAAGCGGATGACCGACGCGGCGGCGTGGGCGCGCGGCGCGCGGGCCCTGTCGGGGACCTCCGGGTCGCCGGCACGATTCGAGACGGAGGACTGA
- a CDS encoding riboflavin synthase: MFTGIVEEKGRVAAVERQGDAARVRIACSTVLSDVAHGDSIAVSGVCLTVTDHDDEGFWADCMKVTLDYTTLGDVTVGRVVNLERAVRADGRLGGHIVQGHVDGTATVVSRTPGEEWEVVRLRLDDPTLTRHLAKKGSVTLDGTSLTVSELGGRAGDGDGGWFEVSLIPTTLELTSLGGLQPGDRVNVECDVLSKYVERLLEAGPATGAP; the protein is encoded by the coding sequence ATGTTCACCGGGATCGTCGAGGAGAAGGGCAGGGTCGCCGCCGTCGAACGGCAGGGCGACGCCGCCCGCGTGAGGATCGCCTGTTCGACCGTGCTCTCAGACGTCGCGCACGGCGACTCGATCGCCGTGTCGGGGGTGTGCCTCACCGTGACCGACCACGACGACGAGGGCTTCTGGGCGGACTGCATGAAGGTCACCCTCGACTACACGACGCTCGGGGACGTCACGGTCGGCCGGGTCGTGAACCTCGAGCGGGCGGTGCGAGCCGACGGCCGGCTCGGCGGGCACATCGTCCAGGGCCACGTCGACGGCACCGCGACCGTCGTCTCGCGCACCCCGGGCGAGGAGTGGGAGGTCGTCCGGCTCCGGCTCGACGACCCGACGCTCACCCGGCACCTCGCGAAGAAGGGGTCGGTCACCCTCGACGGCACGTCGCTGACGGTCTCCGAGCTCGGCGGCCGCGCGGGCGACGGCGACGGCGGGTGGTTCGAGGTCTCGCTCATCCCGACGACGCTGGAGCTCACGAGCCTCGGCGGGCTGCAGCCCGGCGACCGGGTGAACGTCGAGTGCGACGTGCTGTCGAAGTACGTCGAGCGACTCCTCGAGGCCGGGCCCGCGACGGGCGCGCCCTGA
- a CDS encoding bifunctional 3,4-dihydroxy-2-butanone-4-phosphate synthase/GTP cyclohydrolase II — protein sequence MTPDRTHDTSGRDRLLDDVETAIADIAAGKAVVVVDDEDRENEGDLIFAAELSTPDLVAFMVRHSSGYICTALPGAECDRLGLPPMVARNEDVRGTAYAVTVDAAAGITTGISAHDRAHTIRCLASPDSDRSTFHRPGHVVPLRAREGGVLARGGHTEASVDLARAAGLRPAGVLCEIVSEDDPTEMARLPELRRFADAHGLSLISIEQLAEWRRVHTPVVERSVETRLPTVHGDFRAVGYTGVIDGVEHVALVAGDVTSDGGEDVLVRVHSECLTGDVLGSRRCDCGEQLDTALNTIAEEGRGILVYLRGQEGRGIGLVPKLRAYALQDQGMDTVDANTAQGLPADAREYSVAAQILRDLGVRSVALLSNNPAKKFDLESHGLGVNRRVPVEPPANAENIRYLRTKRDRMGHQLDSLGDADTDGDAGAGRTR from the coding sequence GTGACACCAGACCGTACCCATGACACCTCCGGCCGCGACCGGCTGCTCGACGACGTCGAGACCGCCATCGCCGACATCGCCGCGGGAAAGGCGGTCGTCGTCGTCGACGACGAGGACCGGGAGAACGAGGGCGACCTGATCTTCGCCGCCGAGCTCTCCACGCCCGACCTCGTCGCGTTCATGGTCCGCCACTCGTCCGGGTACATCTGCACCGCGCTCCCCGGCGCCGAGTGCGACCGGCTCGGGCTGCCGCCCATGGTCGCCCGCAACGAGGACGTCCGCGGGACCGCCTACGCGGTCACCGTCGACGCGGCCGCGGGCATCACGACCGGCATCTCCGCCCACGACCGGGCGCACACCATCCGGTGCCTGGCCTCCCCGGACTCCGACCGCTCGACGTTCCACCGGCCGGGGCACGTCGTCCCGCTGCGCGCCCGGGAGGGCGGGGTGCTCGCCCGCGGCGGGCACACGGAGGCGTCCGTCGACCTCGCCCGGGCCGCCGGGCTGCGGCCCGCCGGGGTGCTCTGCGAGATCGTCTCGGAGGACGACCCGACGGAGATGGCCCGGCTGCCCGAACTCCGCCGGTTCGCCGACGCGCACGGCCTCAGCCTCATCTCCATCGAGCAGCTCGCGGAGTGGCGGCGCGTCCACACCCCGGTCGTCGAGCGGTCCGTCGAGACGAGGCTGCCGACCGTCCACGGTGACTTCCGGGCCGTCGGTTACACCGGCGTCATCGACGGTGTCGAGCACGTCGCCCTCGTCGCCGGGGACGTCACGTCCGACGGCGGGGAGGACGTGCTCGTCCGGGTCCACTCCGAGTGCCTCACCGGGGACGTCCTGGGGTCCCGACGCTGCGACTGCGGGGAGCAGCTGGACACGGCGCTGAACACCATCGCGGAGGAGGGGCGCGGGATCCTCGTGTACCTCCGGGGCCAGGAGGGCCGGGGGATCGGCCTCGTCCCGAAGCTCCGCGCCTACGCGCTCCAGGACCAGGGGATGGACACGGTCGACGCGAACACCGCCCAGGGGCTGCCCGCGGACGCGCGCGAGTACAGCGTCGCCGCGCAGATCCTGCGGGACCTCGGGGTGCGCTCCGTCGCCCTGCTGTCCAACAACCCGGCGAAGAAGTTCGACCTGGAGTCGCACGGGCTCGGTGTCAACCGCCGCGTGCCGGTGGAGCCGCCGGCGAACGCGGAGAACATCCGGTACCTGCGGACGAAGCGGGACCGCATGGGGCACCAGCTCGACTCCCTCGGTGACGCCGACACCGACGGCGACGCCGGCGCCGGCCGGACCCGCTGA
- the ribD gene encoding bifunctional diaminohydroxyphosphoribosylaminopyrimidine deaminase/5-amino-6-(5-phosphoribosylamino)uracil reductase RibD, which yields MEEAVAVGEDARGTASPNPAVGAVVLDRAGEVVGRGSTAAPGGPHAEVTALAAAGPRAAGGTAVVTLEPCDHTGRTGPCSQALLRAGVRGVVYLHADPSGAAAGGAATLRRHGVAVTGPLAAHADPTWLPVAAVERWLTAVRLGRPHVTVKTAGTLDGLAAATDGTSQWITGPAARGEVHRDRARRDAVVVGTGTVLADDPRLTARLPDGTLHDRQPLRVVVGTRDIPPGAALATRGEGESPVVVAGTRDLPAVLADLHGRGVVDVLVEGGPRLTAAVLAAGLVDEVDAWIAPALLGAGLRTVAPPPGTATTIGDILRLRPRSLTTHGGDLRLTSTVGCTDDVAGPFVEFSPSTHGHSQGFPR from the coding sequence GTGGAGGAGGCGGTCGCGGTCGGCGAGGACGCGCGGGGCACCGCCAGCCCCAACCCCGCCGTCGGCGCGGTCGTCCTCGACCGGGCGGGGGAGGTCGTGGGGCGGGGGAGCACGGCCGCCCCCGGCGGCCCCCACGCCGAGGTCACGGCCCTCGCCGCGGCCGGTCCCCGGGCCGCCGGGGGAACCGCCGTCGTCACCCTCGAACCGTGCGACCACACGGGCCGGACCGGACCGTGCTCGCAGGCCCTGCTCCGCGCGGGGGTGCGCGGGGTCGTCTACCTGCACGCCGACCCCTCGGGAGCGGCCGCGGGCGGGGCGGCGACGCTGCGCCGGCACGGGGTGGCCGTCACCGGTCCGCTCGCCGCCCACGCCGACCCGACCTGGCTGCCCGTCGCCGCCGTCGAACGCTGGCTCACCGCCGTGCGCCTCGGCCGCCCCCACGTCACCGTGAAGACGGCCGGCACGCTCGACGGGCTCGCGGCGGCGACGGACGGCACCTCGCAGTGGATCACCGGGCCGGCGGCCCGCGGGGAGGTGCACCGGGACCGGGCGCGCCGCGACGCCGTCGTCGTCGGGACGGGGACGGTCCTCGCCGACGACCCGCGCCTCACCGCCCGGCTGCCCGACGGCACGCTCCACGACCGCCAGCCGCTGCGGGTCGTCGTCGGCACCCGGGACATCCCCCCCGGGGCGGCCCTCGCCACCCGCGGCGAGGGGGAGTCCCCGGTCGTCGTGGCCGGGACCCGGGACCTCCCGGCGGTGCTCGCGGACCTGCACGGGCGCGGCGTCGTCGACGTCCTCGTCGAGGGCGGGCCCCGGCTCACCGCCGCCGTGCTCGCCGCCGGTCTCGTCGACGAGGTCGACGCGTGGATCGCCCCCGCCCTCCTCGGCGCCGGGCTGCGGACCGTCGCACCCCCGCCGGGGACCGCGACGACGATCGGGGACATCCTCCGCCTGCGACCTCGCTCTCTCACCACCCACGGGGGTGACCTGCGCCTCACCTCGACGGTGGGCTGCACGGACGACGTCGCGGGCCCGTTTGTAGAATTCAGTCCGTCGACACACGGACACTCCCAGGGATTCCCCCGGTGA
- the rpe gene encoding ribulose-phosphate 3-epimerase: protein MCPTGDPSASSSRPASTPVPRPTGAPVVAPSILSADFAHLARDIDRVGDAEWLHIDVMDAHFVPNLSFGLPVAEAVRRSTDRFLDVHLMIEDPARWAPDYAAFDSVTFHLEAVADVAAAVDLARTLRAAGTRASVSVKPGTPVEPLLDRLAEFDMVLVMSVEPGFGGQSFMPEVLDKVRALRRRIDADGTGTLVEIDGGIGPATAGEAVAAGVDVLVAGSSVFGADDPAAQVTALREAGRAVWADRPGPAPAAGGDRDVPDAGHRGETGTDAG, encoded by the coding sequence ATGTGCCCGACCGGAGATCCCTCAGCGTCATCGTCCCGGCCCGCGTCCACGCCGGTGCCCCGCCCGACGGGCGCGCCCGTCGTCGCCCCCTCGATCCTCTCGGCCGACTTCGCCCACCTCGCCCGGGACATCGACCGGGTCGGTGACGCGGAGTGGCTCCACATCGACGTCATGGACGCCCACTTCGTACCGAACCTCAGCTTCGGGCTCCCCGTCGCCGAGGCGGTGCGCCGGTCGACGGACCGGTTCCTCGACGTGCACCTCATGATCGAGGACCCGGCCCGGTGGGCGCCGGACTACGCCGCCTTCGACAGCGTGACCTTCCACCTCGAGGCCGTCGCCGACGTCGCGGCGGCCGTCGACCTGGCCCGGACCCTCCGCGCGGCGGGGACGCGCGCGAGTGTCAGCGTGAAGCCGGGCACGCCGGTCGAGCCGCTCCTCGACCGGCTCGCGGAGTTCGACATGGTCCTCGTCATGAGCGTGGAGCCCGGTTTCGGCGGGCAATCGTTCATGCCGGAGGTGCTGGACAAGGTCCGCGCGCTGCGCCGCCGCATCGACGCCGACGGCACGGGCACGCTCGTCGAGATCGACGGCGGGATCGGCCCCGCGACCGCCGGGGAGGCCGTCGCCGCCGGCGTGGACGTCCTCGTCGCCGGGTCCAGTGTCTTCGGTGCCGACGACCCCGCCGCGCAGGTCACCGCCCTGCGCGAGGCCGGGCGCGCCGTGTGGGCCGACCGCCCCGGGCCGGCGCCGGCCGCCGGGGGAGACCGTGACGTCCCGGACGCGGGGCACCGGGGGGAGACCGGGACGGACGCCGGGTGA
- a CDS encoding RsmB/NOP family class I SAM-dependent RNA methyltransferase — protein sequence MGGFRSRSRSGGNGDAAGAGANGAHGRNAAHGPDRAGTGSGAAGRSGGRRPAPASGRRGSGRDDRDNRDRGRAPRGRRTGDDRARDVPAADPVREVALDVLRQVSAEDAYANLVLPGALRRRGLDGRDAAFATELTYGTLRALGLLDAVIAEAAGRPVSGIDAPVLDVLRLGAYQILRTRVSGYAAVDTSVTLARSLGLDRATGFVNGVLRTLTRRDPEEWVATVAGGSDLAALALRTSHPVWIAEVFARALGLAPESAAGSDELRRALEADDTRPVVHLAARPGQITAEELALVTGGEVGRWSPYAVYLDEGDPGDLDALREGLAGVQDEGSQLIALATVRAPLDREDTGRWLDLCAGPGGKSAFLGAWAQTEGAVLDAVEVVPHRAELVEKATRGLPVTVHVGDGRHPGRIPGLAAAVDAGGHDRVLVDAPCTGLGALRRRPEARWRKSPSDVPDLVRLQRDLLRAGLRATAPGGVTVYSTCSPHPGETVDVVREVAEREGATVLDARRILPEVTDLDDAPWVQLWPHRHGTDAMFIAVLRPGSGGCDVADAR from the coding sequence ATGGGTGGATTCCGGTCGAGGTCCCGCTCCGGCGGGAACGGTGACGCGGCAGGGGCCGGTGCCAACGGTGCGCACGGGAGAAACGCTGCGCACGGCCCCGACCGTGCGGGCACGGGGTCGGGCGCGGCGGGACGCTCCGGCGGCCGTCGCCCGGCCCCGGCGTCCGGGCGGCGGGGGAGCGGCCGGGACGACCGGGACAACCGGGACCGGGGCCGGGCGCCCCGCGGTCGACGCACCGGGGACGACCGCGCGCGCGACGTCCCGGCGGCCGACCCCGTCCGCGAGGTGGCCCTCGACGTGCTGCGGCAGGTCAGCGCGGAGGACGCGTACGCCAACCTCGTGCTCCCGGGGGCGCTGCGCCGCCGCGGGCTCGACGGCCGGGACGCGGCCTTCGCCACCGAGCTCACCTACGGCACGCTGCGCGCCCTCGGACTGCTCGACGCCGTCATCGCCGAGGCCGCCGGCCGGCCCGTGAGCGGCATCGACGCGCCCGTCCTCGACGTGCTGCGCCTCGGCGCCTACCAGATCCTCCGCACGCGGGTCAGCGGGTACGCCGCCGTCGACACCTCGGTGACCCTCGCGCGGTCCCTGGGACTCGACCGGGCCACCGGGTTCGTCAACGGGGTCCTGCGCACGCTCACCCGCCGGGACCCGGAGGAGTGGGTGGCGACCGTCGCGGGCGGGTCGGACCTCGCCGCGCTCGCCCTGCGGACGTCCCACCCGGTGTGGATCGCCGAGGTCTTCGCCCGCGCGCTCGGCCTCGCCCCGGAGTCGGCGGCGGGGTCGGACGAGCTCCGGCGGGCGCTCGAGGCCGACGACACCCGTCCCGTCGTGCACCTCGCGGCCCGGCCGGGGCAGATCACCGCCGAGGAGCTTGCGCTCGTCACCGGCGGCGAGGTCGGCCGGTGGTCCCCGTACGCCGTGTACCTCGACGAGGGTGACCCGGGGGACCTCGACGCGCTCCGGGAGGGCCTGGCCGGGGTCCAGGACGAGGGCAGTCAGCTCATCGCCCTGGCGACGGTGCGGGCACCGCTCGACCGGGAGGACACCGGCCGGTGGCTCGACCTCTGCGCCGGACCGGGCGGGAAGTCCGCCTTCCTCGGGGCGTGGGCCCAGACCGAGGGGGCGGTCCTCGACGCCGTGGAGGTCGTCCCGCACCGCGCGGAGCTCGTGGAGAAGGCCACCCGCGGACTGCCGGTCACCGTCCACGTCGGCGACGGCCGGCACCCGGGCCGGATCCCGGGGCTCGCCGCCGCGGTGGACGCCGGCGGCCACGACCGGGTGCTCGTCGACGCCCCGTGCACGGGTCTCGGCGCGCTGCGCCGCCGGCCCGAGGCGCGGTGGCGGAAGTCACCGTCGGACGTGCCCGACCTCGTCCGGCTCCAGCGGGACCTCCTCCGCGCGGGGCTGCGGGCGACGGCCCCCGGCGGCGTGACCGTGTACTCGACGTGTTCCCCGCACCCGGGGGAGACCGTCGACGTCGTCCGCGAGGTCGCGGAGCGGGAGGGGGCGACGGTGCTCGACGCCCGGCGGATCCTGCCGGAGGTCACGGATCTCGACGACGCCCCGTGGGTGCAGTTGTGGCCCCACCGGCACGGGACGGACGCGATGTTCATCGCCGTGCTGCGACCGGGGAGCGGGGGCTGCGACGTCGCGGACGCCCGGTAG
- a CDS encoding primosomal protein N' produces MSPEPAPAPVAVPSGRPVAHVLPLIGVPHLDRGFDYAVPPEMDGDARPGVRVRIRFAGRLVDGIVLDRRRTTSHVGDLAPLRRVLSPAVVVPERLRVLVDTLAERYAGVRSDIIRAAVPPRHAAAEKAGLYGGGAGWEDLYGSLVPVDELTDTAVSAAREGWGRYVHGGAFVDAALAGRAARAAWLPSPREDWALRVAELTAAVAWSGGGVLVVVPTVRDVTRVRDALRTFLSAAQITTMTAGEGPAARYRSHLAVLAGQGRVVVGTRSAALAPVVDLRLIVLTGEAEDALVDPRAPYIHAREVLRLRSAQEGTALVVGDLTRSAEVQRLVEDGELATLRAPRETVTAELPWTQGVEDSATARERDPHAAHSRVPSVAFAALRAALDAGRPGLVSVPRRGYAPSVACATCRTPARCRRCNGPLELPATRPDEPVTPRCRWCGRAEPRFTCTTCGGHGLRMTVVGQDRTVEELGRAFPGVEILASSGARPRERVGDGGRLVVATPGVEPLCPGYGAAVILDPWLTTGRADLRARETALRQWSRVASLVVPRSDGGRVVVAGDATDPTVQQLIRWDPEGAAARELRLREEAGFPPAVVMAAVDGTAETLAQLEEYWQPPEGTEVLGPVTLPPGVRPPAGLAPGEEDLARRMIVRTPTAGAAELGARLRTAQAQRSTHRRTGPLRVVIDPVRIG; encoded by the coding sequence ATGAGTCCGGAGCCCGCACCCGCCCCGGTCGCGGTGCCGAGCGGCCGCCCCGTGGCGCACGTCCTGCCCCTCATCGGGGTGCCGCACCTCGACCGGGGGTTCGACTACGCGGTCCCGCCGGAGATGGACGGCGACGCCCGCCCCGGGGTGCGGGTCCGGATCCGTTTCGCCGGCCGGCTCGTCGACGGCATCGTCCTCGACCGGCGGCGCACCACCAGCCACGTCGGGGACCTCGCCCCGCTCCGGCGGGTCCTCAGCCCGGCGGTCGTCGTCCCGGAACGCCTCCGCGTCCTCGTCGACACGCTCGCCGAGCGGTACGCGGGCGTGCGCTCGGACATCATCCGGGCGGCGGTCCCGCCCCGGCACGCGGCGGCGGAGAAGGCCGGCCTCTACGGGGGCGGCGCGGGGTGGGAGGACCTCTACGGGTCACTCGTGCCGGTGGACGAGCTCACGGACACGGCGGTGTCGGCCGCGCGGGAGGGGTGGGGCCGGTACGTCCACGGCGGGGCGTTCGTCGACGCCGCCCTCGCCGGCCGGGCCGCCCGCGCCGCGTGGCTGCCGTCACCCCGCGAGGACTGGGCGCTGCGCGTCGCCGAGCTCACCGCCGCCGTCGCGTGGTCGGGGGGCGGGGTGCTCGTCGTCGTCCCGACCGTCCGCGACGTCACCCGGGTGCGGGACGCCCTGCGGACGTTCCTCTCCGCCGCGCAGATCACGACGATGACCGCGGGGGAGGGCCCGGCGGCCCGGTACCGGAGTCACCTCGCCGTGCTCGCCGGGCAGGGCCGGGTCGTCGTCGGGACGCGGTCCGCGGCCCTCGCCCCGGTCGTCGACCTGCGGCTCATCGTGCTCACGGGGGAGGCCGAGGACGCGCTCGTCGACCCCCGGGCACCGTACATCCACGCCCGCGAGGTGCTCCGGCTCCGGTCCGCGCAGGAGGGGACCGCCCTCGTCGTCGGCGACCTCACCCGGTCGGCGGAGGTGCAGCGCCTCGTCGAGGACGGCGAGCTCGCCACGCTCCGCGCCCCCCGGGAGACCGTCACGGCGGAACTGCCGTGGACGCAGGGCGTCGAGGACTCCGCGACCGCCCGGGAGCGGGACCCGCACGCCGCCCACTCGCGGGTGCCCTCCGTCGCCTTCGCCGCGTTGCGCGCCGCGCTCGACGCCGGCCGCCCCGGGCTCGTCTCGGTGCCCCGCCGGGGGTACGCGCCGTCGGTGGCGTGCGCGACGTGCCGCACCCCGGCCCGGTGCCGCCGGTGCAACGGTCCCCTGGAACTCCCGGCGACCCGGCCGGACGAGCCGGTCACCCCGCGGTGCCGGTGGTGCGGGCGGGCCGAACCGCGGTTCACGTGCACGACGTGCGGCGGTCACGGGTTGCGGATGACGGTCGTCGGGCAGGACCGCACGGTCGAGGAGCTCGGCCGGGCGTTCCCGGGGGTCGAGATCCTCGCGTCGAGCGGCGCGCGGCCGCGGGAGCGCGTCGGCGACGGGGGGAGGCTCGTCGTCGCCACGCCCGGCGTCGAACCCCTCTGCCCGGGGTACGGCGCCGCCGTCATCCTCGACCCGTGGCTCACGACGGGCCGGGCGGACCTCCGGGCGCGGGAGACGGCGCTGCGGCAGTGGTCCCGCGTGGCGTCGCTGGTCGTCCCCCGCTCCGACGGCGGCCGGGTGGTGGTGGCCGGCGACGCGACCGACCCCACGGTCCAGCAGCTCATCCGGTGGGACCCCGAGGGCGCGGCGGCCCGGGAACTGCGGCTCCGGGAGGAGGCCGGGTTCCCCCCGGCCGTGGTCATGGCCGCGGTCGACGGGACGGCGGAGACGCTCGCCCAGCTCGAGGAGTACTGGCAGCCGCCGGAGGGGACCGAGGTGCTCGGCCCCGTGACCCTCCCGCCGGGCGTGCGCCCGCCGGCCGGCCTCGCCCCGGGGGAGGAGGACCTCGCCCGCCGCATGATCGTCCGGACACCCACCGCCGGGGCGGCCGAACTCGGCGCGCGGCTGCGCACGGCCCAGGCCCAGCGGAGCACGCACCGGCGGACCGGCCCGCTGCGGGTGGTCATCGACCCGGTGCGGATCGGATAG